The following are from one region of the Streptococcus sp. 1643 genome:
- the dtd gene encoding D-aminoacyl-tRNA deacylase, with product MKIIIQRVKKAQVNIEGQVQGKINQGLLLLVGVGPDDQEEDLDYAVRKLVNMRIFSDAEGKMNLSVKDIEGEILSISQFTLFADTKKGNRPAFTGAAKPDMAAAFYEALNQKLAQEVPVQTGIFGADMQVELVNDGPVTIILDTKNR from the coding sequence ATGAAAATCATTATCCAACGGGTTAAAAAAGCCCAAGTGAATATCGAAGGTCAGGTTCAGGGAAAAATCAATCAAGGTCTCTTATTGTTGGTCGGTGTTGGCCCAGATGACCAGGAGGAAGATCTGGACTATGCTGTGAGAAAGCTTGTCAATATGCGGATTTTTTCAGATGCAGAAGGCAAGATGAATCTGTCAGTCAAGGATATTGAAGGAGAAATCCTTTCTATTTCTCAGTTTACTCTCTTTGCGGATACTAAGAAAGGCAATCGCCCAGCCTTTACAGGTGCAGCCAAGCCGGATATGGCAGCTGCCTTCTATGAGGCTTTAAACCAAAAGCTAGCTCAGGAAGTCCCTGTTCAGACAGGTATTTTTGGAGCGGATATGCAGGTGGAGCTGGTAAATGATGGGCCAGTTACCATCATTCTTGATACTAAAAATAGATAA
- a CDS encoding helix-turn-helix domain-containing protein produces MIAKELQDWFPEAQISDQPIEKPGYLTLPLASQQWILLEEAGLSEREKQLVALLTQQEQAHSLNPWYPYLIEGKGQAPQTFKKIQLVYCHLSYFQQENLASWLDMMRTLFPNFQTVLQVGAQDYVFVLQQDKYTSVRSILSDTIEAVEYDFGLRLSIMLGQVWPQTGPQALSDLIKAERDLFKTWWRQGHQGVHTFSQLYLWSMGERLVDLKVTKECLHQMILDQDQIQEIILSLWENSAVLTKTAQQLYLHRNSLQYKIDRWEELTGLQLKELTDLTLCYQLILPDIL; encoded by the coding sequence ATGATTGCAAAGGAATTACAAGACTGGTTTCCTGAAGCTCAGATTTCAGATCAGCCGATTGAGAAACCAGGCTATCTCACTCTCCCTTTAGCTTCTCAGCAGTGGATTTTACTGGAGGAAGCTGGGCTCAGCGAGCGTGAAAAGCAGCTGGTTGCCCTTTTGACCCAGCAGGAGCAGGCTCATTCGCTCAATCCTTGGTATCCCTATCTGATCGAGGGGAAGGGGCAGGCACCGCAAACATTTAAAAAAATTCAGCTGGTTTATTGTCATCTTTCCTATTTCCAACAGGAAAATCTAGCCTCTTGGCTAGACATGATGCGGACTCTTTTTCCCAACTTCCAAACAGTGCTACAAGTGGGGGCTCAGGATTATGTATTTGTGCTTCAACAAGATAAGTACACCTCTGTTCGCTCAATCTTATCTGATACGATTGAAGCGGTTGAGTATGACTTTGGTCTTCGTCTGTCGATCATGTTAGGCCAGGTTTGGCCTCAGACAGGCCCTCAAGCCCTATCAGACTTGATCAAAGCGGAGCGAGATTTGTTTAAGACTTGGTGGCGTCAGGGGCATCAAGGTGTACATACCTTTTCACAGCTCTATCTTTGGAGTATGGGAGAAAGACTAGTAGACCTGAAGGTAACCAAGGAATGCCTGCACCAGATGATCTTGGATCAGGACCAGATTCAGGAAATCATTCTTTCTCTCTGGGAAAATAGTGCTGTCCTAACTAAAACAGCCCAGCAACTCTATCTACATCGCAATTCTCTCCAATACAAGATTGATAGATGGGAAGAATTGACAGGGCTTCAGTTGAAGGAATTGACCGACCTGACCTTGTGTTATCAGTTGATTTTACCAGATATTCTTTAA
- a CDS encoding ABC transporter ATP-binding protein, translating to MVELNLKNIYKKYPNSEHYSVEDFNLDIKDKEFIVFVGPSGCGKSTTLRMIAGLEDITEGTASIDGVVVNDVAPKDRDIAMVFQNYALYPHMTVYDNMAFGLKLRKYSKEDIDKRVQEAAAILGLKEFLDRKPADLSGGQRQRVAMGRAIVRDAKVFLMDEPLSNLDAKLRVSMRAEIAKIHRRIGATTIYVTHDQTEAMTLADRIVIMSATKNPAGTGTIGRVEQIGTPQEVYKNPVNKFVAGFIGSPAMNFINVKLVGGEIVSDGFRLKVPEGALKVLRDKGYEGKELIFGIRPEDVNAEPAFLETFPESVVKATISVSELLGSESHLYCQVGKDEFVAKVDARDYLQTGATVELGFDLNKAHFFDVETEKTVY from the coding sequence ATGGTAGAATTAAATCTTAAAAACATTTACAAAAAATATCCAAACAGCGAACACTACTCAGTTGAAGACTTCAACTTGGACATCAAAGACAAAGAATTTATCGTTTTCGTAGGTCCTTCAGGATGTGGTAAATCAACAACTCTTCGTATGATTGCTGGTCTTGAAGATATCACAGAAGGTACTGCATCTATCGATGGCGTGGTTGTCAACGACGTAGCTCCAAAAGACCGTGACATCGCCATGGTATTCCAAAACTACGCTCTTTACCCACACATGACTGTATATGACAACATGGCTTTCGGTTTGAAATTGCGTAAATACAGCAAGGAAGACATCGACAAACGTGTGCAAGAAGCTGCAGCAATCCTTGGCTTGAAAGAGTTCTTGGATCGTAAACCTGCTGACCTTTCTGGTGGTCAACGTCAACGTGTTGCCATGGGTCGTGCCATTGTCCGTGATGCAAAAGTATTCTTGATGGACGAACCTTTGTCAAACTTGGATGCCAAACTTCGTGTATCTATGCGTGCTGAAATTGCGAAGATCCACCGTCGTATCGGTGCTACAACCATCTACGTAACTCACGACCAAACAGAAGCGATGACATTGGCAGACCGTATCGTTATCATGTCAGCTACTAAGAACCCTGCTGGTACAGGTACTATCGGACGTGTAGAACAAATCGGTACCCCTCAAGAAGTTTACAAAAATCCAGTTAACAAGTTCGTTGCAGGATTTATCGGAAGCCCAGCTATGAACTTCATCAATGTGAAATTGGTTGGTGGTGAAATTGTTTCTGACGGTTTCCGCTTGAAAGTGCCAGAAGGTGCTTTGAAAGTTCTTCGTGACAAAGGCTACGAAGGAAAAGAATTGATCTTCGGTATCCGTCCAGAAGATGTGAATGCAGAACCTGCTTTCCTTGAAACATTCCCAGAGTCAGTTGTCAAAGCTACTATCTCCGTATCAGAATTGCTTGGTTCAGAATCTCACCTTTACTGCCAAGTTGGTAAAGACGAATTTGTTGCAAAAGTGGATGCTCGTGACTACTTGCAAACAGGTGCAACAGTTGAACTTGGATTTGACTTGAACAAAGCACACTTCTTCGACGTAGAAACTGAAAAAACTGTCTACTAA
- the cysS gene encoding cysteine--tRNA ligase yields MIKIYDTMSRDLREFVPIEDGKVKMYVCGPTVYNYIHVGNARSTVAFDTIRRYFEYRGYEVAYISNFTDVDDKIINRAKEEGITPLEVADKYIAAFREDVTALGVKPATRHPRVVEFMADIIRFVEDLIEKGYAYESQGDVYFRVEKSHNYAKLANKTLEDLELGASGRTDEETARKENPVDFALWKAVKPGEISWDSPWGPGRPGWHIECSVMSTEILGDTIDIHGGGADLEFPHHTNEIAQSEAKTGKTFANYWMHNGFVNIDNVKMSKSLGNFITVHDALKTLDGQVLRFFFATQHYRKPINFTEKAVRDAETNLKYLKNTYEQPFSGTVDIQELQAFKDKFAAAMDEDFNAANGITVVFEMAKWINSGNYDASVKQALADMLEVFGIVFVEEDLDADIEALIQKRQEARANRDFATADQIRDQLAAQGIKLLDTKDGVRWTRD; encoded by the coding sequence ATGATTAAAATTTATGACACCATGTCTCGTGATTTGCGAGAATTTGTACCTATTGAGGACGGCAAGGTTAAGATGTATGTCTGTGGGCCAACTGTATACAACTATATCCATGTCGGCAATGCCCGCTCAACAGTAGCTTTTGATACCATTCGTCGTTATTTCGAATACCGTGGCTACGAAGTTGCCTATATTTCCAATTTCACGGATGTAGACGATAAGATTATCAACCGTGCCAAGGAAGAAGGTATCACGCCTCTGGAGGTTGCGGACAAGTACATCGCTGCCTTTCGTGAGGATGTGACGGCTTTGGGCGTGAAACCTGCGACTCGTCATCCGCGTGTAGTAGAGTTTATGGCTGACATCATTCGTTTTGTGGAAGACTTGATTGAAAAAGGTTATGCCTACGAGAGTCAAGGAGATGTTTACTTCCGAGTGGAAAAATCCCATAACTATGCTAAGTTGGCTAACAAAACCTTGGAAGATTTGGAGCTAGGTGCATCAGGTCGTACCGATGAAGAAACGGCTCGCAAGGAAAATCCTGTAGACTTTGCCCTTTGGAAAGCTGTAAAACCAGGCGAGATTTCTTGGGACAGTCCTTGGGGACCTGGTCGTCCGGGCTGGCATATCGAGTGTTCGGTCATGTCAACAGAGATTTTGGGAGATACCATTGATATCCACGGTGGTGGAGCTGATTTGGAGTTTCCTCACCATACCAACGAAATTGCCCAGTCAGAAGCAAAAACAGGCAAGACTTTTGCTAACTACTGGATGCATAATGGCTTTGTCAATATCGACAATGTCAAGATGTCCAAGTCCTTGGGCAACTTTATAACCGTACACGATGCCCTTAAAACTCTTGATGGGCAAGTGTTGCGTTTCTTCTTTGCCACTCAGCATTACCGTAAACCTATCAACTTTACGGAAAAAGCAGTGCGTGATGCCGAGACCAATCTTAAGTATCTAAAAAACACTTATGAGCAACCATTTTCTGGGACTGTAGATATTCAAGAGTTACAAGCCTTTAAAGACAAGTTTGCAGCAGCTATGGATGAAGATTTTAACGCTGCTAACGGAATCACAGTTGTCTTTGAAATGGCCAAATGGATCAACTCAGGCAACTATGATGCAAGTGTTAAGCAAGCTCTTGCAGATATGTTGGAGGTTTTTGGGATTGTCTTTGTCGAGGAAGATTTGGATGCAGACATTGAAGCCTTGATCCAAAAGCGTCAAGAAGCGCGTGCTAATCGTGACTTTGCGACAGCAGACCAAATCCGTGATCAATTAGCGGCTCAAGGAATTAAGCTCCTTGACACCAAGGATGGAGTGAGGTGGACTCGTGATTGA
- a CDS encoding metal ABC transporter substrate-binding protein, producing MKKLGTLLVLFLSVIALVACASGKKDATSGQKLKVVATNSIIADITKNIAGDKIDLHSIVPVGQDPHEYEPLPEDVKKTSEADLIFYNGINLETGGNAWFTKLVENAKKTENKDYFAVSEGVDVIYLEGQNEKGKEDPHAWLNLENGMIYAKNIAKQLIAKDPSNKEFYEKNLKDYTEKLDKLDKEAKEKFNNIPAEKKLIVTSEGCFKYFSKAYGVPSAYIWEINTEEEGTPEQIKTLVEKLRQTKVPSLFVESSVDDRPMKTVSQDTNIPIYAQIFTDSIAEEGKEGDSYYNMMKYNLDKIAEGLSK from the coding sequence ATGAAAAAATTAGGTACATTGCTTGTACTCTTTCTTTCCGTCATTGCACTTGTAGCATGTGCTAGCGGAAAAAAAGATGCTACTTCTGGTCAAAAACTAAAAGTTGTTGCTACAAACTCAATCATCGCTGATATTACCAAAAATATCGCTGGCGATAAGATCGATCTTCACAGTATCGTTCCTGTTGGTCAAGACCCACACGAGTACGAACCACTTCCTGAAGACGTAAAGAAAACTTCTGAGGCTGACCTCATTTTCTATAACGGTATCAACCTTGAAACAGGTGGCAATGCTTGGTTTACCAAATTGGTCGAAAATGCCAAGAAAACTGAAAACAAAGACTACTTTGCAGTCAGCGAAGGCGTTGATGTTATCTACCTTGAAGGCCAAAACGAGAAAGGCAAAGAAGACCCACACGCTTGGCTCAACCTTGAAAATGGGATGATTTATGCTAAAAATATCGCTAAACAGTTGATTGCAAAAGACCCTAGCAACAAGGAATTCTACGAAAAAAATCTCAAAGACTATACTGAAAAACTAGACAAACTAGACAAGGAAGCCAAAGAGAAATTTAACAATATCCCTGCTGAAAAGAAACTCATCGTAACCAGCGAAGGATGCTTCAAATACTTCTCTAAAGCCTACGGTGTCCCAAGCGCCTACATCTGGGAAATCAACACAGAAGAAGAAGGAACACCTGAACAAATCAAAACCTTGGTTGAAAAGCTTCGCCAAACAAAAGTTCCATCCCTCTTTGTTGAATCAAGTGTCGATGACCGTCCAATGAAGACTGTTTCACAAGACACAAATATCCCAATTTACGCGCAAATCTTTACTGACTCAATTGCTGAAGAAGGTAAAGAAGGTGACAGCTATTACAACATGATGAAATACAACCTTGACAAGATTGCTGAAGGTTTGTCTAAATAA
- the tpx gene encoding thiol peroxidase has product MTTFLGNPVTFTGKQLQVGDKALDFSLTTTDLSKKTLADFDGKKKVLSVVPSIDTGICSTQTRRFNQELANLDNTVVLTVSMDLPFAQGRWCGAEGLDNAIMLSDYFDHSFGRDYALLINEWHLLARAVFVLDTDNVIRYVEYVDNINTEPDFEAAIAAVKELD; this is encoded by the coding sequence ATGACCACTTTTCTCGGAAATCCTGTAACTTTTACAGGTAAACAACTGCAAGTCGGAGACAAGGCACTTGACTTTTCTCTTACGACAACCGATCTCTCTAAAAAAACGCTAGCTGACTTTGATGGGAAGAAAAAAGTCTTGAGTGTTGTCCCTTCTATCGATACTGGTATCTGCTCAACGCAAACACGTCGATTCAACCAAGAACTAGCTAACCTTGACAATACCGTCGTTCTTACTGTTTCTATGGACCTACCATTTGCCCAAGGACGCTGGTGCGGGGCTGAAGGCCTTGACAATGCCATCATGCTTTCAGACTATTTTGACCATTCTTTCGGGCGCGATTATGCCCTCTTGATCAACGAATGGCATCTCCTTGCACGTGCTGTCTTTGTTCTCGATACTGACAATGTCATCCGTTACGTAGAATACGTTGACAACATCAACACGGAACCAGACTTTGAAGCTGCTATTGCTGCAGTGAAAGAACTGGACTAA
- a CDS encoding bifunctional (p)ppGpp synthetase/guanosine-3',5'-bis(diphosphate) 3'-pyrophosphohydrolase produces MPKEVNLTGDQVVALTREYLTKEDVAFVQKALIYAVDCHSGQFRKSGEPYIIHPIQVAGILAKLKLDAVTVACGFLHDVVEDTDATLDDLEREFGHDVRIIVDGVTKLGKVEYKSLEEQLAENHRKMLMAMSEDIRVILVKLSDRLHNMRTLKHLRKDKQERISRETMEIYAPLAHRLGISSVKWELEDLSFRYLNPTEFYKITHMMKEKRREREALVDEVVTKLEEYATERNLKGKIYGRPKHIYSIYRKMQDKKKRFEEIYDLIAIRCILDTQSDVYAMLGYVHELWKPMPGRFKDYIANRKANGYQSIHTTVYGPKGPIEFQIRTKEMHEVAEYGVAAHWAYKKGIKGQVNSKESAIGMNWIKEMMELQDQADDAKEFVDSVKENYLAEEIYVFTPDGAVRSLPKDSGPIDFAYEIHTKVGEKATGAKVNGRMVPLTTKLKTGDQVEIITNPNSFGPSRDWLNMVKTSKARNKIRQFFKNQDKELSVNKGREMLMAQFQENGYVANKFMDKRHMDEVLQKTSYKTEEALYAAIGFGEIGAITVFNRLTEKERREEERAKAKAEAEELVKGGEVKVENKETLKVKHEGGVVIEGASGLLVRIAKCCNPVPGDDIVGYITKGRGVAIHRVDCMNLRAQENYEQRLLDVEWEDQFSSKEYTAHIDIYGLNRTGLLNDVLQVLSNTTKNISTVNAQPTKDMKFANIHVSFGISNLSTLTTVVDKIKSVPEVYSVKRTNG; encoded by the coding sequence ATGCCGAAAGAAGTGAATTTGACGGGCGATCAGGTAGTCGCTTTAACGAGAGAATATTTAACAAAGGAAGACGTTGCTTTTGTACAAAAAGCATTGATTTACGCAGTTGACTGTCATAGTGGGCAGTTTCGGAAATCAGGTGAGCCCTATATTATTCATCCCATTCAGGTGGCAGGGATTTTAGCTAAACTCAAGCTAGATGCCGTGACGGTTGCCTGCGGTTTTTTGCATGATGTGGTTGAGGATACAGATGCGACACTGGATGATTTGGAGAGAGAGTTCGGTCATGATGTTCGGATTATCGTTGATGGGGTGACCAAGCTTGGTAAGGTTGAGTACAAATCACTCGAGGAACAATTGGCTGAAAATCACCGCAAGATGCTTATGGCCATGTCAGAGGATATCCGTGTTATCTTGGTTAAATTATCGGACCGTTTGCACAATATGCGGACTCTCAAACACCTTCGAAAGGATAAGCAAGAGCGTATCTCCAGAGAAACCATGGAAATTTATGCACCACTTGCTCATCGTCTAGGGATTTCCAGTGTCAAGTGGGAGTTGGAAGATCTATCTTTCCGTTATCTCAATCCAACTGAGTTTTACAAGATCACCCACATGATGAAGGAAAAACGCAGAGAACGTGAGGCTTTGGTCGATGAAGTTGTAACCAAGTTGGAAGAGTACGCTACAGAAAGAAATCTCAAAGGAAAAATCTATGGTCGTCCTAAGCATATCTATTCGATCTACCGCAAGATGCAGGATAAGAAGAAACGCTTTGAGGAAATTTATGACCTGATTGCCATTCGCTGTATCTTAGATACCCAGAGTGATGTCTATGCTATGCTGGGTTATGTGCATGAACTTTGGAAACCTATGCCAGGCCGCTTCAAAGACTATATCGCCAATCGTAAGGCCAATGGTTACCAGTCTATCCATACAACTGTTTATGGGCCAAAAGGGCCGATTGAGTTCCAGATTCGGACCAAGGAAATGCACGAAGTGGCTGAGTACGGGGTTGCGGCTCACTGGGCTTATAAGAAAGGCATTAAAGGGCAGGTCAACAGCAAGGAATCTGCTATTGGGATGAACTGGATCAAGGAGATGATGGAGCTCCAAGACCAGGCTGATGATGCCAAGGAATTTGTGGACTCTGTTAAAGAAAACTATCTGGCGGAGGAGATTTACGTCTTTACTCCAGATGGTGCGGTTCGCTCCCTTCCAAAAGATTCAGGACCGATTGACTTTGCCTATGAAATCCATACCAAAGTCGGTGAAAAAGCGACTGGTGCCAAGGTCAATGGCCGTATGGTTCCACTGACAACCAAGCTCAAGACAGGGGATCAGGTTGAAATTATCACCAATCCCAACTCCTTTGGTCCGAGTCGTGACTGGCTCAACATGGTCAAGACCAGCAAGGCGCGCAACAAGATTCGTCAGTTCTTTAAAAATCAAGACAAGGAATTATCCGTTAACAAGGGCCGTGAAATGTTGATGGCTCAATTCCAAGAAAACGGTTATGTGGCTAATAAGTTTATGGACAAGCGCCATATGGATGAGGTCCTTCAAAAGACCAGCTACAAGACAGAGGAGGCTCTCTACGCAGCCATTGGTTTTGGAGAAATCGGTGCGATTACCGTCTTTAACCGATTGACCGAAAAGGAACGTCGTGAGGAAGAGCGTGCCAAGGCCAAAGCGGAGGCAGAAGAACTTGTCAAAGGTGGCGAAGTTAAGGTCGAAAACAAAGAAACCCTCAAGGTCAAGCATGAGGGTGGTGTGGTCATTGAAGGTGCTTCAGGTCTCCTAGTTCGGATTGCCAAGTGTTGCAATCCAGTTCCGGGTGACGACATTGTCGGCTACATCACTAAGGGACGCGGTGTAGCTATTCACCGTGTGGACTGTATGAATCTCCGTGCCCAAGAAAACTATGAGCAGCGTCTCCTTGATGTGGAATGGGAAGATCAATTCTCAAGCAAGGAATACACTGCCCACATCGATATCTATGGTCTCAACCGTACAGGGCTCTTAAATGATGTTTTACAAGTTCTCTCAAACACGACCAAGAATATCTCAACCGTTAATGCTCAACCAACTAAGGATATGAAATTTGCTAATATCCATGTCTCATTTGGTATTTCCAACCTCTCTACACTGACCACAGTCGTGGACAAGATTAAGAGTGTGCCAGAGGTTTACTCCGTCAAAAGGACCAACGGCTAA
- a CDS encoding metal-dependent transcriptional regulator, producing the protein MTPNKEDYLKCIYEIGTEMQKITNKEIATRMQVSPPAVTEMIKRMKSENLILKDKENGYLLTDIGLKLVSELYRKHRLIEVFLVHHLDYTSDQIHEEAEVLEHTVSDLFVERLDKLLGFPKTCPHGGTIPAKGELLVEINNLPLADTKEAGTYLLTRVHDSFDLLKYLEKHEIHIGDQVQVKQFDNFSNTFTLVNKGEDLQVSMDIAKQLYVEKIN; encoded by the coding sequence ATGACGCCAAATAAAGAAGACTACCTAAAATGTATTTATGAAATCGGTACGGAGATGCAGAAAATCACCAATAAGGAAATTGCTACCCGTATGCAAGTCTCTCCACCTGCCGTAACAGAGATGATCAAACGCATGAAAAGTGAAAATCTCATCCTCAAGGATAAGGAGAATGGCTATCTATTGACAGATATTGGGCTCAAACTAGTCTCCGAACTCTATCGCAAACACCGGTTGATTGAGGTCTTTCTAGTTCACCATCTCGACTATACCAGTGACCAGATCCATGAGGAAGCTGAGGTCCTAGAGCACACTGTATCTGACCTCTTCGTAGAGAGACTGGATAAACTACTGGGCTTCCCTAAAACCTGCCCCCACGGAGGAACCATCCCAGCTAAGGGAGAGCTCCTGGTCGAAATCAACAACCTACCTCTAGCAGATACCAAAGAAGCCGGTACCTATCTCCTGACTCGGGTTCACGATAGCTTTGATCTGCTCAAATACTTAGAAAAGCATGAAATTCATATCGGTGACCAAGTCCAAGTCAAGCAGTTTGATAATTTTTCCAATACCTTTACACTGGTCAACAAAGGTGAAGACCTCCAAGTTAGTATGGATATCGCCAAACAACTCTATGTCGAAAAAATCAACTAA
- a CDS encoding metal ABC transporter permease, with amino-acid sequence MIAEFIDGLQHFHFLQNALITAIVIGVVAGAVGCFIILRGMSLMGDAISHAVLPGVALSFILGIDFFIGAIIFGLMASIIITYIKGNSIIKSDTAIGITFSSFLALGVILISVAKSSTDLFHILFGNILAVQDTDMWITIGVGALILLIIGIFFKQLLITSFDELLAKAMGMPVNFYHYLLMVLLTLVSVTAMQSVGTILIVAMLITPAATAYLYANSLKSMIFLSSTLGATASVLGLFIGYSFNLAAGSSIVLTSASFFLISFFISPKQRYLKLKNKKINK; translated from the coding sequence ATGATAGCAGAATTTATCGATGGATTGCAACATTTCCATTTCCTACAAAACGCCTTGATAACAGCTATAGTCATCGGGGTGGTTGCTGGAGCTGTGGGATGTTTTATCATCCTACGTGGAATGTCTCTCATGGGGGATGCCATTTCTCACGCAGTTTTGCCCGGCGTAGCCCTTTCCTTTATCCTGGGAATTGATTTCTTTATTGGAGCCATTATCTTTGGCTTGATGGCTTCCATCATCATTACCTACATCAAGGGAAACTCTATCATCAAGAGTGACACTGCCATTGGTATTACCTTTTCATCTTTCTTAGCCCTAGGTGTCATCTTGATTAGTGTTGCAAAGAGTTCGACAGACCTCTTCCATATCCTTTTCGGGAATATCCTCGCTGTCCAAGATACGGACATGTGGATCACCATTGGTGTGGGGGCATTGATTCTCTTGATTATCGGGATTTTCTTTAAACAACTATTGATTACATCCTTTGACGAGCTCCTGGCTAAAGCCATGGGAATGCCTGTCAATTTCTACCACTATCTGCTCATGGTGCTCTTGACCCTTGTGTCAGTCACTGCCATGCAAAGTGTTGGAACCATTCTTATCGTGGCCATGTTGATCACCCCAGCTGCGACGGCTTACCTTTATGCGAATAGCCTAAAGAGCATGATTTTTCTTTCATCAACCCTAGGGGCAACCGCTTCTGTTTTGGGACTCTTTATCGGCTATAGCTTCAACCTCGCAGCAGGATCCAGCATCGTGCTCACATCCGCCAGCTTCTTCTTAATCAGTTTCTTTATCTCTCCAAAGCAACGATACTTGAAACTAAAAAATAAAAAAATCAATAAATAA
- a CDS encoding dihydrofolate reductase family protein produces the protein MAVYFYGCITMDGYLADSQHRIDWLHQLGSVEDTGYDDFYRQMDITIMGKRTFEEIQDLQDVESFYQATENYVFTHDRHLPVSNYQPVAGDVVDFVQQIDKGKNVFVIGGNSLVGPLLDADLFDHLIIQIAPLILGKGVPLFTQEEGQRFYQLDSLRQFGPFAELVFSRKSQK, from the coding sequence ATGGCAGTATATTTTTACGGCTGTATCACCATGGATGGCTACTTGGCAGACAGCCAGCACAGGATAGACTGGCTGCATCAGCTTGGTTCTGTAGAGGATACAGGCTATGATGACTTTTACAGGCAAATGGATATCACCATCATGGGCAAGCGGACCTTTGAGGAAATCCAAGATTTGCAAGATGTAGAAAGTTTTTATCAAGCTACGGAAAACTATGTCTTTACACATGATAGGCACCTGCCTGTCAGCAATTACCAGCCAGTAGCTGGGGATGTGGTGGACTTTGTTCAACAGATTGACAAAGGCAAAAATGTCTTTGTGATTGGTGGTAATTCCTTGGTAGGACCGCTCTTGGATGCGGATCTTTTCGACCACCTCATTATTCAGATAGCGCCCCTTATCCTAGGAAAGGGGGTTCCCCTCTTTACTCAAGAGGAAGGGCAGCGCTTTTACCAACTGGATAGCCTCAGACAATTTGGCCCTTTTGCAGAGCTGGTTTTCAGCCGAAAAAGTCAGAAATAG
- a CDS encoding Mini-ribonuclease 3: MIDVNLINGIALAFEGDAVYSMYIRRHLILKGMTKPNKLHQEATKYVSAKAQARLIALMLEEQVLTEKEEEIYKRGRNTNSHTKAKNADVVTYRMSTGFEAVMGYLHLTENVERLETIISWCIQKVEG; this comes from the coding sequence GTGATTGATGTCAATCTCATTAACGGGATTGCGCTAGCTTTTGAGGGAGATGCAGTTTACTCCATGTATATCCGTCGCCATCTCATCCTTAAAGGCATGACCAAACCCAATAAACTCCACCAAGAGGCGACTAAGTATGTGTCAGCCAAGGCTCAGGCTCGTTTGATTGCCCTCATGTTGGAAGAGCAAGTTCTGACGGAAAAAGAAGAAGAAATCTACAAACGTGGTCGCAATACCAATAGCCACACAAAGGCTAAAAATGCTGATGTGGTGACCTACCGCATGTCTACAGGTTTTGAAGCAGTGATGGGCTATCTCCATCTGACTGAAAATGTGGAGCGTCTAGAGACCATAATTTCTTGGTGCATCCAAAAAGTGGAGGGCTAG